From a region of the Dickeya poaceiphila genome:
- a CDS encoding LutC/YkgG family protein: protein MENRDVFLSTLARRLGREPRQTPPPMPPMENNPAQIRLTELTPQQRCDAFIDYASNVMLAHCERTPLAEVAQAAGRLCQRYGGAPVLVSGDARLAELGVTDYLQQHHQAQCWDPAAGENNLKLAAQAHIGVVYADYGLTESGGVVLFSTPQQGRGLSLLPESTLFIVRKSCLLPRVAQLAQHLRQRAQQGETLPSCINLIAGPSSTADIELIKVVGVHGPLNAAYLIIEDC from the coding sequence ATGGAAAACCGTGACGTCTTTCTGTCCACCCTGGCCCGACGACTTGGCCGGGAACCCCGCCAGACGCCGCCGCCGATGCCGCCGATGGAAAACAACCCGGCGCAAATCCGCCTGACCGAGCTGACGCCGCAACAGCGCTGCGACGCCTTCATCGATTACGCCAGTAACGTGATGCTGGCGCATTGCGAACGCACCCCGCTGGCTGAGGTGGCGCAGGCCGCCGGGCGGTTGTGTCAGCGTTATGGCGGCGCGCCGGTGCTGGTCAGCGGCGATGCGCGGCTGGCGGAGCTGGGGGTCACCGACTACCTGCAACAGCACCATCAGGCCCAGTGCTGGGACCCGGCAGCAGGCGAAAACAACCTGAAGCTGGCGGCACAAGCGCATATCGGCGTGGTCTACGCCGATTATGGCCTGACCGAATCCGGCGGCGTGGTGCTGTTCTCAACCCCGCAACAGGGGCGAGGCCTGAGCCTGCTGCCAGAATCAACGCTGTTTATTGTGCGCAAAAGCTGCCTGTTGCCGCGCGTCGCACAACTGGCCCAGCATCTGCGCCAGCGGGCGCAACAGGGTGAAACCTTGCCGTCGTGTATCAATCTGATCGCAGGCCCCAGTTCTACCGCCGATATCGAACTGATCAAGGTGGTGGGGGTACACGGGCCGTTAAATGCCGCGTACCTGATTATTGAGGATTGCTGA
- a CDS encoding CidA/LrgA family protein produces the protein MNTVTLRFWHQARAFLLIYACLYLGIGLAAVLPITLPGSIIGMLILFLLLSLQIIPVKWVKPGCHVLIRYMALLFVPIGVGVMQYFNLLRAQFAPIIVSCAASTLVVLITVSVCSHMLHGRKSARHQTGTEEAEKGADHVA, from the coding sequence ATGAATACCGTTACCCTCCGCTTCTGGCATCAGGCCAGAGCGTTTTTACTGATTTACGCTTGTTTGTACCTTGGTATCGGCCTTGCCGCCGTGCTGCCTATCACCTTACCGGGCAGCATCATCGGTATGCTGATCCTGTTTTTGTTGTTGTCATTACAGATTATCCCGGTGAAGTGGGTCAAACCGGGTTGCCATGTGTTGATCCGCTATATGGCGCTGCTGTTTGTGCCGATTGGCGTCGGTGTCATGCAGTATTTCAACCTGCTGCGTGCCCAGTTCGCGCCGATTATCGTTTCCTGCGCCGCCAGCACGCTGGTGGTGTTGATTACCGTCAGCGTATGTTCGCATATGCTCCACGGGCGTAAATCAGCCCGTCATCAGACCGGGACAGAAGAGGCAGAAAAAGGAGCCGATCATGTTGCATGA
- the cfa gene encoding cyclopropane fatty acyl phospholipid synthase: MSNVCIVDDISEKNEWRRITQELLHQASITINGTEPWDIQINDSRFFKRVLQQGSLGLGESYMEGWWDCPRLDMFFHRILAARLDEQRPSRWRDLMRIALARLVNLQSRKRAWQVGKVHYDLGNDLFSHMLDPYMQYSCGYWKQADTLEEAQQHKLALICEKLQLKPGMTLLDIGCGWGGLAVYAAQHYGVTVHGITISAEQKAFIEERCGELDIHILLQDYRDLHQQYDRIVSVGMFEHVGPKNYADYFEMADRCLKPDGLFLLHTIGSNTTAHNVDPWINKYIFPNGCLPSIKQIASTSEPYFVMEDWHNFGADYDKTLMAWLARFNTAWPQLAADYSPAFRRMFSYYLTACAGAFRARNIQLWQVLFSRGVTHGLCVPR, encoded by the coding sequence ATGAGTAATGTGTGCATCGTTGATGATATCAGCGAGAAAAATGAATGGCGGCGTATCACGCAGGAATTATTACATCAGGCCAGCATTACTATTAATGGCACCGAACCCTGGGATATTCAGATTAATGATTCACGCTTTTTCAAACGGGTATTGCAACAGGGTTCGCTTGGGCTGGGTGAGAGCTATATGGAAGGCTGGTGGGACTGCCCGCGGCTCGATATGTTTTTCCACCGTATACTGGCTGCCCGGCTGGATGAACAACGCCCGTCACGCTGGCGTGATCTGATGCGCATCGCACTGGCGCGGCTGGTCAACCTTCAGTCCCGCAAACGCGCCTGGCAGGTCGGCAAAGTGCACTACGACCTCGGCAACGACCTGTTCAGTCATATGCTTGACCCTTACATGCAATACTCATGCGGCTACTGGAAACAGGCCGACACGCTTGAAGAGGCCCAGCAGCACAAACTGGCGTTGATCTGCGAAAAGCTCCAGCTCAAACCCGGTATGACGCTGCTGGATATCGGCTGTGGCTGGGGCGGGCTGGCGGTATACGCCGCTCAGCATTACGGTGTCACCGTACATGGCATCACCATTTCTGCCGAGCAGAAAGCCTTTATAGAAGAACGATGTGGCGAGCTGGATATCCATATTCTGTTGCAGGATTACCGCGATCTGCACCAACAATATGACCGTATTGTCTCCGTCGGCATGTTTGAACACGTGGGGCCGAAAAATTACGCCGACTATTTTGAGATGGCAGACCGGTGCCTGAAGCCGGACGGCCTGTTCCTGTTACATACCATTGGGTCGAATACTACAGCTCATAACGTTGACCCGTGGATTAATAAATACATTTTCCCCAACGGATGCCTGCCATCCATTAAACAAATCGCCAGCACCAGCGAACCCTATTTTGTGATGGAAGACTGGCACAACTTCGGTGCCGATTACGATAAAACCCTGATGGCCTGGCTGGCCCGTTTTAATACCGCCTGGCCGCAACTGGCTGCTGATTATTCGCCCGCCTTCCGACGAATGTTTAGTTATTACCTGACGGCGTGCGCCGGCGCCTTTCGGGCCAGAAACATCCAGCTATGGCAGGTCCTCTTTAGCCGGGGCGTCACTCACGGGTTGTGCGTGCCGCGTTAA
- a CDS encoding helix-turn-helix domain-containing protein: protein MSHALVSSPHLPIAGQPAPVLLSLPRPVYFRSYPLTKETEVASHQHPFVEFLYAREGGMRVEIEGKTLIVPVLYGVWIPAHVPHRILATSDVLLESLYIEPEYVAIDHSGCKVVLVSDFIREFIHYATGHVPEQYDYEGDDARLVRVLTTLLRQLPDAGFSLSWPPSATLMRVCRAIQQTPDALHGIDEWAARTGMSVRTFSRRFKKETGVAFSEWKKRMRLLESVVMLKNNHSVTQVALELGYASTASFTFAFRQMFGVPPTRY from the coding sequence ATGTCCCATGCGCTTGTGTCGTCTCCCCATTTGCCGATAGCAGGGCAACCTGCGCCGGTATTGCTTTCCCTGCCGCGCCCGGTCTACTTTCGCAGCTACCCGCTGACGAAGGAGACGGAAGTGGCGTCGCATCAGCACCCGTTTGTCGAGTTTCTGTACGCGCGCGAAGGGGGAATGCGGGTGGAGATTGAAGGCAAGACCCTGATCGTGCCGGTGCTGTACGGCGTCTGGATACCGGCGCATGTACCGCACCGCATTCTGGCGACCAGTGATGTGTTGCTGGAAAGTTTGTATATCGAGCCGGAGTATGTAGCTATCGACCACAGTGGTTGCAAGGTGGTGCTGGTCAGCGATTTCATCCGCGAGTTTATTCACTATGCCACCGGGCATGTGCCGGAACAGTATGACTACGAGGGGGATGATGCCCGGTTGGTCAGGGTGCTGACGACGTTGCTGCGGCAGTTGCCGGATGCGGGTTTTTCACTGTCGTGGCCGCCTTCCGCCACGCTGATGCGGGTGTGCCGCGCTATTCAGCAGACGCCGGATGCGCTGCACGGTATTGACGAGTGGGCGGCGCGCACCGGGATGTCGGTGCGTACGTTTTCGCGCCGTTTTAAAAAGGAAACCGGCGTGGCGTTCAGCGAGTGGAAGAAACGTATGCGGCTGCTGGAATCGGTGGTGATGCTAAAGAATAACCACAGCGTAACGCAGGTGGCGCTGGAACTAGGGTATGCCAGCACCGCCTCGTTTACCTTCGCGTTTCGGCAAATGTTTGGCGTGCCGCCGACACGCTATTAA
- a CDS encoding ABC transporter ATP-binding protein, protein MMTILQPTHLAHQQNCLVNVQHVRHLYGKPGSAERLVLDDVNLTLYDNEIVGLLGRSGSGKSTLLRSIAGLLTPSAGQVDFPPGPDGKPTTVSMVFQSFALFPWLTVQQNVEVGLEAQNVPVEQRRKRALAAIDLIGLDGFENAYPKELSGGMRQRVGLARALVVDPDILLMDEPFSALDVLTAETLRTDLLDLWGEGRMPIKSILMVTHNIEEAVLMCDRIVLFSINPGRVACEIRVDLPQPRNRQDPAFRALVEDIYVKMTSDNSAGAARQGIFPGTGLGMVLPLVSTNSLAGLIEAVHAAPYAGKADLPELANALQYTADELFPVGEILQLLRFAELQGGDIRLLPAAARYANASVDERKQLFAQHLLNYVPLVAHIRRVLDERSSRTAPARRFRDELEDFMSEIDAAQTLNSVTQWGRYAELFAYDDTHDQFSLENPS, encoded by the coding sequence ATGATGACTATTCTTCAGCCAACCCATCTGGCTCATCAACAGAACTGCCTGGTGAATGTACAACACGTTCGGCATCTGTATGGTAAACCCGGCAGCGCCGAACGGCTGGTGCTGGATGACGTCAACCTGACGTTGTACGACAACGAAATCGTCGGGCTGCTCGGTCGTTCCGGTTCCGGTAAATCGACCTTGCTGCGCTCCATCGCCGGGTTGCTCACGCCAAGCGCCGGTCAGGTAGATTTTCCGCCGGGGCCGGATGGCAAACCGACGACCGTCAGCATGGTGTTCCAGAGCTTTGCGCTGTTTCCCTGGCTGACGGTGCAGCAAAACGTTGAAGTCGGGCTGGAAGCGCAAAATGTACCGGTAGAACAGCGGCGCAAACGGGCGCTGGCAGCGATTGATCTCATCGGTCTTGACGGCTTTGAGAACGCCTATCCTAAAGAGTTGTCCGGCGGGATGCGCCAGCGCGTCGGGCTGGCGCGTGCGCTGGTGGTGGACCCGGACATCCTGTTGATGGACGAGCCGTTTTCCGCGCTGGACGTGTTGACCGCCGAAACCCTGCGCACCGATCTGCTGGATTTGTGGGGCGAAGGCAGAATGCCGATCAAATCCATTCTGATGGTGACGCATAACATCGAAGAAGCGGTACTGATGTGTGATCGTATCGTTCTGTTTTCCATCAACCCCGGTCGGGTCGCCTGTGAAATCCGCGTTGACCTGCCGCAACCGCGTAATCGCCAGGACCCGGCATTTCGTGCGCTGGTTGAAGACATTTACGTTAAAATGACCTCTGATAACAGCGCAGGCGCCGCACGGCAGGGGATTTTCCCAGGTACCGGGCTGGGTATGGTGCTGCCATTGGTATCCACCAACTCGCTGGCTGGCCTGATTGAAGCCGTTCACGCCGCGCCCTATGCGGGTAAGGCGGACCTGCCTGAATTGGCCAATGCCTTGCAGTACACCGCTGACGAGCTGTTCCCGGTGGGGGAAATTTTGCAACTGCTGCGTTTTGCTGAATTGCAGGGCGGTGATATCCGGCTGCTGCCTGCCGCCGCGCGTTACGCCAACGCCAGCGTGGACGAGCGCAAACAGCTGTTCGCCCAGCACTTGCTCAACTACGTGCCGCTGGTGGCACATATTCGGCGGGTACTGGACGAACGCTCGTCTCGTACTGCTCCGGCGCGTCGTTTCCGCGACGAACTGGAAGATTTTATGTCGGAAATCGATGCCGCCCAGACGTTGAACTCGGTCACGCAGTGGGGACGTTACGCGGAATTGTTCGCCTACGACGATACCCACGACCAGTTCAGCCTGGAAAATCCGTCGTAA
- a CDS encoding response regulator transcription factor: MNDTSLHENTPLVYIVDDDASVRAALEDLLASVGLESRAFESPQQFINAPRPDRPGCLILDVRMPGMSGLDFQDDMHRHGIMLPVIFITAHGDIPMSVRAMKAGALEFLTKPFREQELLDAIQKGLERDNEQRRQADIQARLQACYDSLTTGEQQVLEQVVTGQLNKQIAAQLGVSEITVKVRRAAVMRKMNADSLAELVRLYDALRKTAQG; the protein is encoded by the coding sequence ATGAATGACACATCGCTGCATGAAAATACGCCGCTCGTTTATATCGTCGATGATGACGCATCGGTACGGGCCGCGCTGGAAGATCTGCTGGCATCGGTCGGGCTGGAAAGTCGCGCCTTCGAGTCGCCGCAACAGTTTATCAACGCGCCCCGGCCAGACCGCCCAGGCTGCCTGATTCTGGATGTGCGGATGCCGGGCATGAGTGGGCTGGACTTTCAGGATGACATGCACCGCCACGGCATCATGCTGCCGGTCATTTTTATTACCGCCCACGGCGATATTCCGATGTCAGTACGTGCCATGAAAGCCGGTGCGCTGGAGTTTCTGACCAAACCGTTTCGTGAACAGGAGCTGCTTGATGCCATCCAAAAAGGGCTGGAACGGGACAACGAACAACGCCGTCAGGCTGATATTCAGGCCAGGCTACAGGCGTGCTACGACAGCCTGACCACCGGCGAACAGCAAGTACTGGAACAGGTGGTGACCGGGCAGTTGAACAAACAGATCGCCGCACAGCTTGGCGTTAGCGAAATCACGGTGAAAGTGCGGCGCGCAGCAGTGATGCGCAAAATGAATGCCGACTCGCTGGCCGAACTGGTGCGGTTATACGATGCGCTGAGAAAGACGGCGCAGGGATAA
- a CDS encoding sensor histidine kinase — translation MSDKTRVGHAATTLRVIPLVLMAVGISVVDTLTDLEIAVGVFQIAIVLLAVRFLTPRGVTAIAALCIVLTLLSYKLSKPSGNESSLINCGISLLAITLSTYLALKMSSAINAFHEARAQLAQISRVNLMGELTASIAHEVNQPLASIVTSSHACLRWLNATPPNQERAELALQRIINDANRASEIIARIRGFASRTPVHKAWLNITDTIDEMLLLIRSELTQQRILFDLNVAEGLPPILADKIQIQQVLMNLILNAVEAISAADTEPRTLSVTVDRDNSGDIRFAVCDNGVGFTPEQRERLFETFFTTKSTGMGMGLTISRSIIETHGGQIWASANHDGGATFYFTLPGTEKKHHE, via the coding sequence ATGAGTGATAAAACACGTGTCGGTCACGCTGCCACCACACTGCGGGTCATCCCGCTGGTGCTGATGGCAGTAGGTATCTCGGTGGTGGATACCCTCACTGATCTGGAAATTGCGGTGGGGGTATTTCAGATTGCCATCGTACTGCTGGCGGTACGTTTTCTTACCCCGCGAGGCGTCACCGCCATTGCCGCGCTGTGCATCGTGCTGACGTTGCTCAGTTATAAGCTCAGCAAACCCAGCGGCAATGAATCCAGCCTGATCAACTGCGGCATCAGCCTGCTGGCGATCACGCTATCGACGTATCTGGCACTGAAAATGTCGTCGGCCATCAACGCCTTTCATGAAGCACGCGCCCAACTGGCGCAAATCTCCCGCGTTAACCTGATGGGCGAGTTGACTGCGTCAATAGCCCATGAAGTCAACCAGCCACTGGCTTCTATTGTTACCAGCAGCCACGCTTGTCTGCGCTGGCTTAACGCCACACCGCCCAATCAGGAGCGTGCGGAGCTGGCGCTACAGCGCATCATCAACGATGCCAATCGCGCCAGCGAAATCATCGCCCGTATCCGTGGATTCGCCAGCCGAACCCCTGTGCACAAGGCGTGGTTAAACATCACCGACACCATTGATGAAATGCTGCTGTTGATTCGCAGCGAACTGACGCAACAACGTATTCTGTTCGACCTCAACGTCGCAGAAGGGTTACCACCCATTCTGGCCGATAAGATCCAGATTCAGCAGGTGCTGATGAACCTGATCCTGAACGCGGTGGAGGCCATCAGCGCTGCCGACACGGAACCACGCACGCTATCAGTCACGGTGGATCGTGATAACAGCGGCGATATCCGCTTTGCGGTTTGCGATAATGGTGTTGGCTTCACGCCGGAACAACGTGAGCGACTGTTTGAAACCTTTTTCACCACCAAATCAACCGGCATGGGGATGGGCCTGACCATTAGCCGTTCGATCATCGAAACCCACGGCGGCCAGATTTGGGCCAGCGCCAACCACGACGGCGGCGCCACCTTTTACTTCACCCTGCCGGGGACGGAAAAAAAGCACCATGAATGA
- a CDS encoding CidB/LrgB family autolysis modulator, whose protein sequence is MLHDIVWSLPLTLLVFFLARWLAQRLNSPLLNPLLVSMVVLIALLLVCHIPYQRYFQGSSVLNSLLQPAVVALAFPLYEQLHQIRMRWKSIISVCFIGSLVAMVSGTWIALRLGATPAIAASIMPKSVTTPIAMAVGGSIGGIPAISAVCVIFVGILGAVFGHTLLNAMRIHTKASRGLAMGTASHALGTARCAELDYEEGAFSSLALVICGIITSLVAPLLFPMLVALAH, encoded by the coding sequence ATGTTGCATGATATCGTCTGGTCGCTGCCGTTGACGCTACTGGTGTTCTTTTTAGCGCGTTGGCTGGCACAGCGGCTGAATTCACCGTTGTTAAACCCGCTGCTGGTGTCTATGGTGGTGTTGATTGCGTTGTTGCTGGTCTGCCATATCCCATACCAACGCTATTTTCAGGGCAGCTCGGTGCTAAACAGCCTGCTGCAACCCGCGGTGGTGGCGCTGGCGTTTCCGTTGTATGAGCAGTTGCATCAAATCCGTATGCGCTGGAAGTCGATCATCAGCGTCTGTTTTATTGGCAGTCTGGTGGCGATGGTGAGCGGCACCTGGATTGCGCTGCGGCTGGGCGCCACACCGGCGATTGCCGCCTCGATCATGCCGAAATCAGTCACCACGCCGATAGCCATGGCAGTAGGCGGCAGCATCGGCGGTATCCCGGCTATCAGCGCGGTGTGCGTGATCTTCGTCGGTATTCTCGGCGCGGTATTCGGCCACACACTGCTTAACGCCATGCGCATACACACTAAAGCATCGCGTGGGCTGGCAATGGGCACCGCGTCGCACGCACTTGGCACTGCCCGCTGCGCCGAGCTGGATTATGAAGAAGGCGCATTCAGTTCGCTGGCGCTGGTGATCTGCGGCATCATCACCTCGCTGGTTGCACCGCTGCTGTTCCCGATGCTGGTCGCTCTGGCGCACTAA
- a CDS encoding (Fe-S)-binding protein, producing the protein MNVNFFVTCIGDALKSRMARDSVLLLEQLGCRVHFPERQGCCGQPAINSGYIRDALPGMKTLIAALEENDDPIVSPAGSCTNAIRHYVDWLMDEPTWASRAERVASRMVDFTSFIVNQLGVTDVGARLPGKAVYHPSCSLYRKLGVREEPLALLRQVRDLELLPFHAQETCCGFGGTFSVKMAEISGEMVKEKVAHIMEAKPDYLIGADASCLINIAGRLKREGHAVKVLHIAEVLMSR; encoded by the coding sequence ATGAATGTTAATTTCTTTGTCACCTGCATCGGCGATGCGCTCAAATCGCGCATGGCGCGTGACAGCGTGCTGCTGCTGGAACAGCTCGGCTGCCGCGTTCACTTTCCTGAACGACAGGGCTGCTGCGGCCAACCTGCCATCAACAGCGGGTACATCCGTGACGCGCTACCGGGCATGAAAACCTTGATAGCCGCGCTGGAAGAGAACGATGACCCTATCGTCTCACCAGCCGGTTCCTGCACTAACGCTATCCGCCATTATGTCGACTGGCTGATGGATGAACCGACATGGGCCAGCCGTGCCGAACGGGTCGCCAGCCGGATGGTTGACTTCACCTCGTTTATTGTCAACCAGCTTGGGGTTACCGATGTCGGTGCGCGCCTGCCAGGCAAAGCGGTCTATCACCCCTCTTGTAGTCTGTATCGCAAATTGGGCGTTCGCGAAGAGCCGCTGGCCTTGCTGCGTCAGGTGCGTGATCTGGAACTGCTGCCGTTCCACGCACAGGAAACCTGCTGCGGTTTCGGCGGTACGTTTTCCGTCAAAATGGCGGAGATTTCCGGTGAAATGGTGAAAGAAAAGGTGGCGCACATCATGGAAGCCAAACCGGACTACCTGATCGGCGCCGATGCCAGTTGCCTTATCAACATCGCCGGACGGCTAAAGCGCGAAGGGCACGCCGTTAAAGTGCTGCATATCGCTGAAGTGCTGATGAGTCGTTAA
- a CDS encoding LutB/LldF family L-lactate oxidation iron-sulfur protein has protein sequence MYLKTSNTPFHERIRQQIDDPIMRQAVANAQERIGANRQKMVDELGQWDVWRTRAAQIRAHVLDNLDAYLYQLSEQVTARGGNVFFAETREDATRYILQVTQAKQARKVVKSKSMVTEEIGMNAVLEAAGIDVVETDLGEYILQLDKDAPSHVVVPAIHKDRHQIRRVLQQQLGYDGPETPEAMTRFIRQKIRADFLSAEVGITGCNFAVAETGTVSLVSNEGNARLCTTLPRIHIAVMGMERIVPTFEELDVVLTMLARSAVGARLTGYNTWLTGPRDAGGIDGPEEFHLVIVDNGRSQVLGSPFHDILRCIRCGACINTCPAYRHIGGHGYGSIYPGPIGAVLSPLLGGYKDFKHLPYACSLCTSCDDVCPVRIPLSSLIVQHRRTLAENGMTPAAEQRMVRWFNYANRHPGIWKVGMVAGARAARWLIRDGKIPFNIGAISEWTAARDLPDADGESFRSWFKQHQRQNKEQR, from the coding sequence ATGTACCTCAAAACCAGCAATACCCCATTCCATGAGCGTATCCGCCAGCAGATCGACGACCCTATCATGCGTCAGGCGGTGGCCAACGCGCAGGAACGTATCGGCGCCAACCGCCAGAAGATGGTTGATGAACTCGGCCAGTGGGATGTCTGGCGCACCCGCGCTGCGCAAATCCGCGCCCATGTGCTCGATAATCTTGACGCCTATCTGTATCAGTTATCGGAACAGGTCACCGCTCGCGGCGGCAACGTGTTTTTTGCCGAAACACGCGAAGACGCTACCCGTTACATCTTGCAAGTCACACAGGCCAAACAGGCCCGCAAGGTGGTGAAATCCAAGTCGATGGTGACCGAAGAGATCGGCATGAACGCCGTGCTGGAAGCCGCCGGCATCGACGTGGTGGAAACCGATCTGGGCGAATACATCCTGCAACTGGACAAAGACGCCCCCTCTCACGTGGTGGTGCCCGCCATCCACAAAGATCGCCATCAAATCCGCCGTGTACTGCAACAGCAGTTGGGCTACGACGGCCCGGAAACGCCGGAAGCGATGACGCGTTTTATTCGCCAGAAAATCCGCGCCGACTTCCTTAGCGCCGAGGTGGGGATCACCGGCTGCAACTTTGCCGTGGCGGAAACCGGCACCGTGAGTCTGGTGAGCAACGAAGGCAACGCCCGGCTATGCACCACCCTGCCACGCATCCACATCGCCGTCATGGGCATGGAACGTATTGTTCCCACCTTTGAGGAACTGGATGTGGTGCTCACCATGCTGGCGCGCAGTGCGGTTGGCGCCCGGTTGACCGGCTACAACACCTGGCTGACCGGCCCACGTGATGCCGGCGGCATCGATGGCCCGGAAGAGTTTCATCTGGTCATCGTAGATAATGGCCGCTCACAGGTGCTGGGGTCGCCGTTCCACGATATTCTGCGCTGCATTCGCTGCGGTGCCTGCATCAACACCTGCCCTGCTTACCGTCATATCGGCGGCCATGGTTACGGCTCTATCTACCCCGGACCCATCGGCGCGGTGCTGTCGCCGCTGCTGGGCGGGTATAAAGATTTTAAACATTTGCCTTACGCCTGTTCACTGTGTACCTCCTGCGACGACGTCTGCCCGGTTCGCATTCCGTTGTCCTCGCTGATCGTGCAACACCGGCGTACGCTGGCAGAAAACGGCATGACGCCAGCCGCTGAGCAACGCATGGTCCGCTGGTTCAACTACGCCAACCGCCACCCTGGAATATGGAAAGTCGGGATGGTGGCAGGCGCACGTGCGGCACGCTGGCTGATTCGTGACGGCAAAATACCGTTCAACATTGGCGCGATTAGCGAGTGGACCGCCGCCCGCGACCTGCCGGATGCCGATGGCGAGAGTTTTCGCAGTTGGTTCAAACAGCACCAGCGTCAGAATAAGGAGCAACGCTAA
- a CDS encoding ABC transporter permease — MRHPLQDIMTDHRALLTRQRAAPSYRADILFFTLLALVIALVVYGMEQMSLPLSILDASPVRLDIALLPEYALRTTLRMFVALAVSLLFTLVVATLAAKSRKAEMVIIPALDILQSVPVLGFLTFTVTFFMGLFPGRQMGVECAAIFAIFTSQAWNMAFSFFQSLRTLPGDLSEVSQQFGFSPWRRFIRLELPFAIPGLVWNMMMSMSGGWFFVVASEAITVGNTTVSLPGIGSWLALAIAQENLTAIAWAVIAMTIVIVLYDQLLFRPVVAWADKFRFEQTASQKRPRSWVYDLVRRTHISTAIIKILGWPFYTLAALRWPQMPRFLRYAPSPRYNKVTDRLWLALVIIGVLTGVVQLVQYIGASLGMADVIAVFGMGMATLVRVVVLIALASVIWVPVGVWIGLQPSVAERLQPLAQFLAAFPANVLFPFAVILIAGFNLNPDIWLSPLMILGTQWYILFNVIAGTAALPTDLLEAARIYGIRRWQWWRQVALPGIFPYYVTGALTASGGSWNASIVSESISWGKQHLEATGLGAYIANATTAADFHQVALGIAVMSVFVIAFNRLLWRPLYQFAERRLRLG; from the coding sequence ATGCGCCATCCACTCCAGGACATCATGACTGACCATCGTGCACTGCTCACCAGGCAGCGCGCTGCGCCGTCCTATCGGGCCGATATCCTATTTTTCACGCTGCTGGCGCTGGTGATTGCGCTGGTGGTGTACGGCATGGAACAAATGAGCCTGCCGCTCTCCATTCTGGATGCCAGCCCGGTCAGGCTCGATATCGCCCTGCTGCCGGAATATGCGCTACGCACCACCCTGCGCATGTTTGTGGCACTGGCGGTATCGTTGCTGTTCACGCTGGTCGTCGCCACGCTGGCCGCCAAGAGCCGCAAGGCCGAAATGGTGATTATCCCGGCGCTGGATATTCTGCAATCGGTGCCGGTGCTGGGTTTTTTGACCTTTACCGTTACGTTTTTTATGGGGTTGTTTCCTGGTCGCCAGATGGGCGTGGAATGCGCGGCTATTTTCGCCATTTTCACCAGTCAGGCCTGGAATATGGCGTTTAGCTTTTTCCAGTCGCTGCGCACCCTTCCCGGTGATTTGAGCGAAGTCAGCCAGCAATTCGGCTTCTCGCCCTGGCGGCGGTTTATCCGCCTCGAACTGCCGTTCGCTATCCCCGGTCTGGTGTGGAACATGATGATGTCGATGTCCGGCGGCTGGTTCTTCGTAGTCGCTTCAGAAGCCATCACCGTCGGCAACACCACCGTCAGCCTGCCGGGGATTGGCTCCTGGCTGGCGCTGGCAATCGCGCAGGAAAATCTGACGGCTATCGCCTGGGCGGTTATCGCTATGACCATCGTGATAGTGCTTTACGATCAACTGCTGTTCCGGCCAGTCGTCGCCTGGGCGGATAAATTCCGTTTCGAACAAACTGCCTCACAAAAAAGGCCGCGCTCCTGGGTTTACGACCTTGTCCGTCGCACTCACATCTCGACGGCGATCATCAAGATACTTGGCTGGCCGTTCTACACGCTGGCAGCGTTGCGCTGGCCGCAGATGCCGCGTTTTTTACGCTATGCCCCCAGCCCCCGTTACAACAAGGTCACAGATCGGTTGTGGCTGGCGCTGGTGATTATCGGTGTGCTGACAGGCGTGGTACAGCTGGTGCAATACATCGGTGCCTCACTTGGCATGGCGGATGTGATTGCGGTATTCGGCATGGGTATGGCGACGCTGGTACGAGTGGTGGTGCTGATTGCGCTGGCCAGCGTCATCTGGGTGCCTGTCGGTGTGTGGATCGGCCTGCAACCCAGTGTGGCTGAACGTCTGCAACCGCTGGCGCAGTTTCTGGCCGCCTTTCCGGCCAACGTGTTGTTCCCGTTCGCCGTCATCCTGATTGCCGGTTTTAACCTCAACCCGGATATCTGGCTGTCACCGCTGATGATACTGGGTACCCAGTGGTACATCCTGTTTAACGTGATCGCCGGTACGGCGGCCCTGCCGACCGATCTGCTGGAAGCCGCGCGTATTTACGGCATCCGGCGCTGGCAGTGGTGGCGTCAAGTCGCGCTGCCGGGCATTTTCCCTTATTACGTCACGGGCGCGCTCACTGCCTCCGGCGGCTCCTGGAACGCCAGTATCGTGTCCGAATCCATTTCCTGGGGGAAACAACATCTGGAAGCCACCGGCCTTGGCGCTTACATCGCCAACGCGACCACCGCCGCCGATTTTCATCAGGTCGCGCTCGGCATCGCGGTGATGTCGGTATTCGTGATCGCGTTTAACCGCCTGCTGTGGCGCCCCTTGTACCAATTCGCCGAACGCCGCCTGCGCCTCGGTTAA